TCACACTGGCGCCAGCTGTGACGCGTTGTCATTAAGCTCtcaaataatcaaaatcttcaATTAATTATTCCTACCCTAGTGCTCCCTAGCACGTTTTCCACCCGAACCTAACCCCacattttttctataaaacCTAACTCTAACACAGATTGAAACCTTCTTCGGATAAACCTTTTCACCTTCCCCAGATTCTTCTACCTACCCCAAATCCCCCTTTTCTGTCTTCATAATCCATATCCTATCTTCGATCAAGCTATTCTGTTTTTGCCTTGCTCCAAATCAAATGTTTACGGAATTTCTATGACCCTGGCGAACCCCATGCGTCGAATCCGTCTCCTCCACTCCTTCTCCGTCGTCTTCCTCTACTGGTTCTACGTCTTCTCATGAACTCCCTCTCAATCTCCTAGCTTCTTCATTGCACCCCTATTTTTTTCGAATTTCTGACAATTAATTAGATCTACAAAACGCTAATTTCCCTAACCTTGCCAAAAACCACCAATTTCGAATTCAATGGCTTCGATTCAACGTCCTGCGAGTTCAGGATCGTCGGAGGGAGGAGATCCGGCCGTAGACGAGAGGAAGAGGAAGCGGATGGAGTCGAACCGCGAATCGGCGAGGAGATCGCGGATGCGGAAGCAGAAGCAGCTGGAAAACCTAACCGAGGAAGCGAGCCGATTGCAAAACGAGAACGCACGTCTGGCGCAGAGCATAAAGGCGAAGGAGGAAGCGTACGTTGAGATGGAAGCCGCCAACGACATCCTCAAAGCTCAGACAATGGAACTCGCCGATCGTTTACGGTTTCTGAATTCAATTCTCGAGATCGCCGAAGACGTCGGCGACCTCTCCGTCGAGATCCCGCAGATTCCGGATCTTTTCTTCAATCCTTGGCAGATCCCCCACCCTATGATGGCGTCGCCGGACATGTTCCTCCATGGAACTGAAGGACTGTTTGCATCATAATTGGATTAGGTTTTCCGGTGGTTAGGTTTAATTATTGATGGTGTTTGACAAATAAATTGAGGGAGTGATGGTTTGTGtgggttttaatttttaagtttgtgTTTGCTGTTCTGAATGTATTTGCTTGTATCGATATTGTGTTTGAAATTACAAATTGGAGTATGTGTTGTATTTAGGACTAAGTATCCTTCATGGATTGTGGTTGTCCCATATTGGTTAAGCATTGTGGCcctcatttcatttttaaatttattcatattaaataaaaaaatctataaattaattaataattcttacaaatataatgtacttatttacaaattataatgcAAAGTACTTCAGCATTATTGATAGACtctatattttgttattatttccaTATATTCACGTTTTTGTTAGGAGTACACATTTCTACATtagaaacattttattaaaacaacaaatataaatccaaaaattatatgaaaaaaatattttacataaccTCCTGAACAAACTTCAAATCCTCTTTCTTATTTATGGCCTGCtcagtaataaataattatatcattaaataaaaagaaaagttataaatCTTGATAAATTGTTAGTATGAAATTATTTACTCTTAACTAATTTGATAATACTGtaaatatgatttcttttaGAATAATGTTATGTTTAATCATATTGTCAATAAATTAGCTAAGTCAACATGACTTAACTTTATGTTGCTAATTTGATATATTGTGTGAcgtgtttaaatttaaaatataaagttgaattgaacaatttatctttcaattttaaacatatatttttaaaaagatcaACCGATTATTTccatttctaatttaaaaacaGTTGactttaattcttataaaaacaAACCccagaataataattttaagtgtTAATGCAGgataattatcat
This genomic interval from Vigna radiata var. radiata cultivar VC1973A chromosome 8, Vradiata_ver6, whole genome shotgun sequence contains the following:
- the LOC106770829 gene encoding bZIP transcription factor 53 translates to MASIQRPASSGSSEGGDPAVDERKRKRMESNRESARRSRMRKQKQLENLTEEASRLQNENARLAQSIKAKEEAYVEMEAANDILKAQTMELADRLRFLNSILEIAEDVGDLSVEIPQIPDLFFNPWQIPHPMMASPDMFLHGTEGLFAS